From one Enterococcus sp. DIV2402 genomic stretch:
- the namA gene encoding NADPH dehydrogenase NamA — protein MTKKLFESIEIRNLTLKNRIVMSPMCMYSAKDGEVTPWHVTHYASRAVGQVGLIILEATAVKPEGRISVNDLGIWSDKQIEGLKKITSAVKASGAAVGIQLAHAGRKAELPEEIFAPSAIAFDEQSKTPQEMSLTDIENVIAAFRQAAIRAKQADFDMIEIHAAHGYLINQFLSPLANRRQDKYGGSLENRYRLLKEVISAVREVWDKAIFVRISAHDYVTGGMTPADYVPVAKWLKEQEVDLIDVSSGAVVLATIDVYPGYQVPFAELVRKEAGIRTGAVGLIQTGIQAEEILKNERADLIFLGRELLRDPYWAYHAAKELRTEIEAPEQYRRGWLF, from the coding sequence ATGACAAAAAAACTATTTGAATCTATTGAAATTCGTAATCTAACACTAAAAAATCGGATTGTAATGTCTCCAATGTGTATGTATTCAGCAAAAGATGGAGAAGTGACACCTTGGCATGTGACTCACTACGCTTCACGTGCAGTCGGGCAAGTGGGCTTAATTATTTTAGAAGCTACAGCAGTGAAACCAGAAGGCCGTATTAGTGTGAATGATTTAGGAATTTGGTCAGATAAGCAAATTGAAGGATTAAAAAAAATTACTAGTGCTGTTAAAGCAAGTGGTGCAGCTGTGGGAATTCAATTAGCTCATGCGGGTAGAAAAGCGGAACTACCAGAAGAAATCTTTGCACCTTCAGCAATTGCTTTTGATGAACAGTCAAAAACACCCCAAGAGATGTCGTTAACAGATATTGAAAATGTCATTGCAGCTTTTCGTCAAGCTGCAATTCGTGCCAAGCAAGCAGATTTTGATATGATAGAAATCCATGCAGCACATGGTTATTTAATCAACCAATTTTTATCGCCTTTAGCAAATCGCCGTCAAGATAAATATGGTGGATCTTTAGAAAATCGCTATCGTTTATTAAAAGAAGTTATTTCTGCTGTTCGTGAGGTTTGGGATAAAGCAATTTTTGTGCGTATATCTGCTCATGATTATGTGACAGGTGGTATGACACCTGCTGATTATGTACCTGTTGCTAAATGGTTAAAAGAACAAGAGGTAGATTTAATCGATGTTAGTTCAGGAGCTGTTGTGTTAGCGACAATTGATGTTTATCCAGGTTATCAAGTTCCTTTTGCAGAATTGGTTCGGAAAGAAGCTGGAATACGAACTGGTGCTGTGGGTCTGATTCAAACAGGTATTCAAGCAGAAGAAATTTTAAAAAATGAACGTGCCGATTTAATTTTTTTAGGTAGAGAGTTACTTCGTGATCCTTATTGGGCATACCATGCTGCTAAAGAATTACGTACAGAAATCGAGGCACCCGAACAATACCGTCGTGGTTGGTTATTTTAA
- the queG gene encoding tRNA epoxyqueuosine(34) reductase QueG: MLTLKEKIIAESKKIGIDKIGFTTAEPFEYLKDSLIEQREAGHTSGFEHQVIDERIYPEKTFENPQSIIAIALAYPTRIHEEVPRDEKRGQFARASWGIDYHNILKDRLERLIEYIKTEATCEQEEAHWRFAPQVDTGELVDVAVAQRAGLGFIGKNGLLITEEYGSFVYLGEIITNIQFEPDTPVPNGCGDCTRCITGCPTGALLGDGRMNAKKCLSYQTQTKGMMPKEYRRKIRNTIYGCDICQLVCPYNKGKDFHFHKEMEPKPDEVFPKLTPMLSISNKQFKAQFGHLAGSWRGKKPLQRNALIALANLGGREALPDIVKCLDDQRPVIRGTAVWAIGQLTQRNPEQYLSQLQAMKETEADEEVLLELTETLELLTDTQKKKA, encoded by the coding sequence ATGTTAACCTTAAAAGAAAAAATTATTGCCGAAAGTAAAAAGATTGGCATTGATAAAATTGGTTTTACAACAGCTGAACCATTTGAATATTTAAAAGACTCTTTAATTGAGCAACGAGAAGCAGGTCATACATCTGGTTTTGAACATCAAGTAATTGATGAACGAATCTATCCCGAAAAAACTTTTGAAAATCCTCAAAGTATCATTGCCATTGCTTTGGCTTATCCTACACGTATTCATGAAGAAGTTCCTCGTGATGAAAAACGTGGTCAATTTGCACGTGCCTCTTGGGGAATTGATTACCATAATATTCTAAAGGATCGTTTGGAACGTTTAATCGAGTACATTAAAACAGAAGCTACTTGCGAACAAGAAGAAGCCCATTGGCGATTTGCACCACAAGTAGATACTGGTGAATTAGTCGACGTTGCGGTTGCCCAACGAGCTGGTTTAGGTTTTATCGGAAAAAATGGTTTATTAATTACAGAAGAATATGGTTCTTTTGTTTATTTAGGAGAGATTATTACTAATATTCAATTTGAACCAGATACACCTGTGCCAAATGGTTGTGGTGATTGTACGCGCTGTATTACAGGTTGCCCTACTGGAGCATTATTAGGTGATGGACGTATGAATGCAAAAAAATGCCTCTCTTATCAAACACAAACAAAAGGGATGATGCCTAAAGAATATCGTCGTAAAATTCGCAACACAATTTACGGTTGTGATATTTGTCAGCTCGTTTGCCCCTATAATAAAGGAAAAGATTTTCATTTCCACAAAGAAATGGAACCTAAACCTGACGAAGTATTTCCAAAATTAACACCTATGCTTTCGATTTCTAATAAACAATTTAAAGCACAATTTGGTCATTTAGCTGGATCATGGCGTGGAAAAAAACCGTTGCAACGCAATGCTTTAATTGCTCTTGCCAATCTTGGTGGTCGTGAAGCTCTTCCAGATATTGTCAAATGTTTAGACGATCAACGTCCTGTTATTCGTGGAACAGCCGTATGGGCAATTGGACAATTAACGCAACGAAATCCTGAACAATACCTGTCACAGTTACAAGCAATGAAAGAAACTGAAGCCGACGAAGAAGTTCTTTTAGAATTAACCGAAACATTAGAATTATTGACAGATACACAAAAAAAGAAGGCGTAG
- a CDS encoding tyrosine-protein phosphatase, with amino-acid sequence METITNFRDLGGLTNRQGQTILPKKLLRSGELSRISPHDQEQLITAYQLAKIVDLRSLEEVSERPDKVFNNIDYVHIDIFQNITDEGASLGDFIKIGSAERAREYMHEIYHTMTINPGAQVGFSKMIEAALSVSEKNSFLFHCFAGKDRTGVSAALLLEILDIPQSIIYQDYLETNTLRVKENQEIIQLAKDNGASKEVTDALDVALNVETEFLDTFYQTVANEFGSMDNYLTNTLHISKSMQKDLRTLLLD; translated from the coding sequence ATGGAAACCATTACAAATTTTCGAGATTTAGGTGGCCTAACCAATCGTCAAGGTCAAACTATTTTACCAAAAAAATTATTACGATCAGGTGAATTATCACGTATTTCACCGCATGACCAAGAGCAATTAATCACTGCCTATCAATTGGCGAAAATTGTAGACTTGCGCTCTCTTGAAGAAGTGAGTGAACGACCAGACAAAGTATTTAATAACATAGATTATGTTCATATTGATATTTTCCAAAATATCACTGATGAAGGTGCAAGTTTAGGAGATTTTATTAAAATTGGCTCTGCCGAACGAGCGCGTGAATACATGCATGAAATTTATCATACAATGACGATAAATCCTGGTGCTCAAGTTGGTTTTTCAAAAATGATTGAAGCTGCCTTAAGTGTCTCAGAAAAAAATAGTTTCTTATTTCATTGTTTTGCAGGAAAAGATCGGACAGGTGTATCTGCCGCTTTATTGTTAGAAATATTAGATATCCCCCAATCCATTATTTATCAAGATTATTTAGAAACAAATACCTTACGTGTCAAAGAAAATCAAGAAATTATTCAACTTGCCAAAGACAATGGTGCTTCTAAAGAAGTAACTGATGCGCTAGATGTCGCACTAAATGTTGAGACGGAATTTTTAGATACATTTTATCAGACTGTTGCTAACGAATTTGGCAGTATGGACAATTACTTAACTAATACATTGCATATTTCAAAAAGTATGCAGAAAGATTTACGTACATTATTGCTTGATTGA
- the glmS gene encoding glutamine--fructose-6-phosphate transaminase (isomerizing) → MCGIVGIVGKEHAEKIIINGLERLEYRGYDSAGLFVADEQNNHLIKAQGRIKNLEEKMTEEVNGTIGIGHTRWATHGKPSEENAHPHTSQNGRLVLVHNGVIENFEEIRQMYLTDDTFYGETDTEIAVHLVAALMENEQLSTKEAFQKALTIIQGSYAFALVDKEDGETIYVAKNKSPLLIGLGDGFNVICSDALAMLDQTSHFVEIVDGEMVTVTADGIQIEDEKGNNVYRESYEAQLDLTDIEKGTYPYYMLKEIDEQPAVMRRLVQEYQAENGAIKLDQELVDEVITSDRIYIVACGTSYNAGLAAKQLIEKTTEIPVEVHLSSEFGYNMPLLSQKPFFIFLTQSGETADSRQVLVQINRLNHPSLTITNVAGSTLSREAKYTLLLHAGPEIAVASTKAYTGQIAVLALFAKGIGEVKQIAAAKEFDVFHELALVASAMETMISEKAVISQLTEDYLTGTRNAFYIGRGNDYYVSCEASLKLKEISYIQAEGFAAGELKHGTIALIEDDTPVIGVITEAHTGAHTRGNLKEVESRGAKTVVIASEDLARPTDQLVLPNVHPLLTSLVSVIPTQLIAYFATLQRGYDVDKPRNLAKSVTVE, encoded by the coding sequence ATGTGCGGAATCGTAGGAATCGTAGGAAAAGAACATGCAGAAAAAATTATTATTAACGGATTGGAACGTTTAGAATATCGTGGCTATGACTCAGCAGGTCTATTTGTAGCTGATGAACAAAACAATCATTTAATTAAAGCACAAGGTCGTATTAAAAACTTAGAAGAAAAAATGACAGAAGAAGTAAACGGAACGATTGGTATTGGCCATACACGTTGGGCAACACATGGCAAACCATCTGAAGAAAATGCTCATCCTCACACTTCTCAAAATGGTCGTCTAGTTCTTGTTCATAACGGCGTCATTGAAAACTTTGAAGAAATTCGTCAAATGTACTTAACAGATGACACTTTTTATGGTGAAACAGATACGGAAATCGCTGTTCATTTAGTTGCAGCTTTAATGGAAAACGAACAACTTTCAACAAAAGAAGCATTCCAAAAAGCATTGACAATCATTCAAGGTTCATATGCTTTTGCTTTAGTCGATAAAGAAGATGGCGAAACAATCTATGTTGCCAAAAATAAAAGCCCACTATTAATTGGTCTTGGTGATGGCTTCAATGTTATTTGTAGCGATGCTTTAGCAATGCTAGATCAAACAAGTCATTTTGTTGAAATCGTTGATGGTGAAATGGTTACTGTAACTGCTGACGGCATTCAAATTGAAGACGAAAAAGGCAACAATGTTTATCGCGAATCTTATGAAGCACAATTGGATTTAACAGATATTGAAAAAGGAACTTATCCTTATTACATGTTGAAAGAAATTGACGAACAACCGGCTGTTATGCGTCGTCTTGTCCAAGAATATCAAGCAGAAAATGGTGCAATCAAATTAGATCAAGAACTAGTTGATGAAGTCATCACCAGCGATCGTATTTACATCGTTGCTTGCGGTACAAGTTACAATGCTGGTTTAGCTGCCAAACAACTGATTGAAAAAACAACAGAAATCCCTGTTGAAGTACATTTATCAAGTGAATTTGGCTACAACATGCCATTGTTGTCACAAAAACCATTCTTTATTTTCTTAACGCAAAGTGGTGAAACAGCAGACAGTCGTCAAGTGTTGGTCCAAATTAACCGTTTGAATCACCCTTCATTGACAATTACTAACGTGGCAGGTTCAACTCTTTCACGTGAAGCAAAATATACGTTGTTACTACATGCTGGTCCAGAAATTGCTGTAGCTTCAACCAAAGCTTATACTGGTCAAATCGCTGTTTTAGCTCTATTTGCCAAAGGGATTGGTGAAGTGAAACAAATCGCAGCTGCCAAAGAATTTGACGTATTCCACGAACTAGCATTAGTTGCTTCTGCGATGGAAACAATGATTAGTGAAAAAGCTGTCATTTCACAATTGACAGAAGATTATTTAACAGGAACACGCAACGCTTTTTATATTGGTCGTGGCAATGATTACTACGTTTCTTGCGAGGCTTCTTTAAAATTAAAAGAAATTTCATATATCCAAGCAGAAGGTTTTGCAGCAGGTGAATTGAAACACGGAACAATCGCTTTGATTGAAGATGATACACCAGTTATCGGCGTAATCACAGAAGCGCATACAGGCGCTCATACTCGTGGAAATCTAAAAGAAGTTGAAAGCCGTGGAGCAAAAACTGTTGTGATTGCTAGCGAAGACTTGGCAAGACCAACGGATCAATTAGTTTTACCGAATGTACACCCATTATTAACTTCTTTAGTTTCTGTTATTCCAACACAATTAATTGCTTATTTCGCTACTTTACAACGTGGTTACGATGTCGATAAACCACGTAACTTAGCTAAATCTGTGACGGTAGAATAA
- the thrC gene encoding threonine synthase — protein sequence MTLLYKSTRDAGNIVSASQAILQGLATDGGLYVPTELPKLTLDFDELAKQSYQEVAFTIMSAFYPDFTEEELRHCIHSAYDEKFDDAAIAPVVKKGNDYYLELFHGSTIAFKDMALSILPYLMTTSAKKNGVDSEIVILTATSGDTGKAAMAGFADVPGTKIIVFYPRDGVSKIQEKQMVTQKGDNTYVVAIDGNFDDAQSTVKALFNDEALKQKLAENGKQFSSANSINIGRLIPQVVYYVYAYAQLVKAEEIKNGDQINVSVPTGNFGNILAGYYAKQLGVPFNQLICASNPNKVLTDFFQTGVYDRNRPFFVTSSPSMDILISSNLERLIFHLTGDDVTKTKELMDQLSSAGSYEITPEMKAKLADFYGDFATEEETKQAIEKVYQAANYVIDPHTAVAAGVLEKYQAQSDLPALVVSTASPYKFPRVVVEALTNTVTDKDDFELVHELNGLSNVAIPKAVTELNDAPIRHNRVIAAGDMKACVEDLLGVN from the coding sequence ATGACTTTATTATATAAAAGCACGCGAGACGCAGGGAACATCGTATCAGCTTCGCAAGCAATTCTACAAGGATTAGCGACAGATGGCGGTTTATACGTGCCAACAGAACTACCAAAACTTACATTAGATTTTGATGAATTAGCAAAACAAAGTTACCAAGAAGTCGCTTTTACCATTATGAGCGCATTTTATCCTGATTTTACAGAAGAAGAATTACGTCACTGTATTCATTCAGCCTATGATGAAAAATTTGATGATGCAGCCATTGCGCCTGTTGTCAAAAAAGGAAACGATTATTATTTAGAATTGTTTCACGGTTCAACTATTGCGTTTAAAGATATGGCGTTATCAATTTTACCGTATTTAATGACAACTTCTGCCAAGAAAAATGGCGTTGATTCAGAAATCGTTATTTTGACGGCTACTTCTGGTGATACAGGTAAAGCAGCTATGGCTGGTTTTGCTGATGTTCCTGGTACAAAAATTATTGTTTTTTATCCAAGAGACGGTGTCAGCAAAATTCAAGAAAAACAAATGGTTACTCAAAAAGGTGACAATACGTATGTGGTGGCGATTGATGGCAATTTTGATGATGCGCAATCAACAGTTAAAGCGTTGTTTAACGATGAAGCTTTAAAACAAAAATTAGCAGAAAACGGTAAGCAATTTTCTTCTGCCAATTCAATTAATATTGGCCGTTTGATTCCACAAGTTGTTTATTATGTATATGCCTATGCACAATTAGTGAAAGCTGAAGAAATTAAAAATGGGGATCAAATCAATGTTTCTGTTCCTACGGGGAATTTCGGAAATATTTTAGCAGGTTATTATGCGAAACAGTTAGGTGTACCGTTTAATCAATTAATTTGTGCCTCAAATCCTAATAAAGTGTTAACTGATTTCTTCCAAACAGGTGTTTATGACCGCAACCGTCCATTCTTTGTTACATCTTCACCATCAATGGATATTTTAATTTCAAGCAACTTAGAACGTTTGATTTTCCACCTAACTGGCGATGATGTGACTAAAACCAAAGAATTAATGGACCAATTAAGTTCAGCAGGTTCATATGAAATAACGCCAGAAATGAAAGCAAAATTAGCAGATTTTTACGGTGATTTTGCTACGGAAGAAGAAACAAAACAAGCGATTGAAAAAGTATACCAAGCAGCAAATTACGTGATTGATCCGCATACGGCTGTAGCAGCTGGGGTTTTAGAAAAATATCAAGCACAATCTGATTTACCAGCATTAGTTGTTTCAACAGCTAGTCCATATAAATTCCCACGTGTAGTTGTTGAAGCTTTAACGAACACGGTAACAGATAAAGATGACTTTGAACTAGTTCATGAATTAAATGGATTATCCAATGTAGCAATTCCAAAAGCAGTGACTGAGCTTAATGATGCGCCGATTCGTCATAATCGTGTCATTGCAGCAGGAGATATGAAAGCTTGCGTGGAAGACCTCTTAGGCGTGAATTAA
- a CDS encoding M28 family metallopeptidase, translating to MKNFDLLEKLSFERVAGSKEEYQAMAIIKEEVEKYGVQVEIEPFSIDFAEEVTATFEILTPTNELFEVTGVGMAGSGELEAEFLYIDALDSVSLAQAKDKIVLFNGGITYASYKKIIEAQVAGFITFNGDCYDDLTDVEERYLRPQLQELGKIPGVTMSIRDAERLVRMNPQRVKMSITSRESTRTSHNIVATIPGDSQEIIAFTAHYDSVRHSKGVYDNATGVLAVFDFFTHFVKTKPKRTLKFIWCGAEERGLCGSTAYVKAHQEELSDYRLVINIDMLGAVLGHDVACATATEAMIHYVDFVANELGHGIKISQGVYPSDSTPFADGGVPALTFARGAAPGGPVIHSKKDVVDFLSIDSFNKSVAFIIAFASRIIDAKVMPIPQEISEKMKEELDIYLLRKEK from the coding sequence ATGAAAAATTTTGATTTATTAGAAAAATTATCTTTTGAACGTGTTGCTGGCTCAAAAGAAGAATATCAAGCGATGGCTATTATCAAAGAAGAAGTGGAGAAATATGGCGTGCAAGTCGAGATTGAACCATTTTCAATTGATTTTGCAGAAGAAGTGACTGCGACATTTGAAATTTTAACCCCAACAAATGAACTATTTGAAGTAACGGGTGTTGGTATGGCTGGCAGTGGTGAGTTAGAAGCAGAGTTTCTTTATATTGATGCCTTAGATTCAGTTAGTTTAGCGCAGGCTAAAGATAAAATTGTCTTATTTAATGGCGGCATTACTTATGCCTCTTATAAAAAAATTATTGAAGCACAAGTCGCTGGTTTTATTACGTTTAATGGAGATTGTTACGATGACCTGACAGATGTTGAAGAGCGCTATTTACGTCCGCAACTCCAAGAATTGGGAAAAATTCCTGGAGTTACAATGAGTATTCGTGATGCTGAACGGCTAGTTCGGATGAATCCGCAAAGGGTTAAAATGAGTATTACGAGTCGAGAAAGTACGCGAACATCACATAATATTGTGGCAACCATTCCTGGTGACAGTCAGGAAATAATCGCGTTTACTGCTCATTATGATTCAGTTCGTCATTCAAAAGGTGTTTATGACAATGCAACGGGTGTTTTGGCAGTCTTTGATTTTTTCACTCATTTTGTCAAAACAAAACCTAAACGCACCTTGAAGTTTATCTGGTGTGGGGCAGAAGAACGTGGGCTTTGTGGATCAACAGCCTATGTAAAAGCGCATCAAGAAGAGTTATCTGACTATCGGTTAGTGATTAATATTGATATGTTAGGAGCAGTTTTAGGGCATGACGTAGCATGCGCAACTGCAACTGAAGCGATGATTCATTATGTTGATTTTGTAGCGAACGAATTAGGACATGGGATTAAAATTAGTCAAGGCGTCTATCCAAGTGATTCGACTCCTTTTGCAGATGGTGGTGTGCCTGCATTAACGTTTGCTAGAGGTGCCGCACCAGGAGGCCCCGTGATTCATTCAAAAAAAGATGTAGTGGATTTTCTCAGTATAGATTCTTTTAATAAAAGTGTGGCGTTTATCATTGCATTTGCTTCACGAATTATTGATGCAAAAGTGATGCCCATTCCACAAGAGATTTCAGAAAAAATGAAAGAAGAGCTGGATATCTATTTATTAAGAAAAGAGAAATGA
- the sppA gene encoding signal peptide peptidase SppA, whose amino-acid sequence MNTRRWVAVAIAVGLFIFSGIAVLIQPKQEESDALSGLNALLYGTNELTEYVVEPGDEQRRIAHLYVEGEISDTGSSLFATEGYNHQVFLEQLKQIQYDPTIAGVLLEVNSPGGGVYQSAEIAKEIRKIQELEVPIYVTMTQMAASGGYYISASADKIFATDETVTGSIGVIMSGVNYAGLFEKLGIEDATYKSGALKDVGSGARKATAEDKEVLQTFVNNSYNRFVKVVSEGRQMPEDQVRKIADGRIYDGQQALDNGLVDAIGFPEEALEALRTEQQLENAALIEYELSATGFANTWFGSKLAEVQGLKPSESSRVLTILESIGTPDAPKPLYYYGGE is encoded by the coding sequence ATGAATACAAGGAGATGGGTAGCGGTAGCAATTGCCGTTGGATTATTTATTTTTTCAGGAATTGCTGTATTGATACAACCGAAACAAGAAGAATCGGATGCACTAAGTGGTTTAAATGCATTGCTTTATGGAACAAATGAACTAACGGAATATGTAGTTGAGCCTGGAGATGAGCAACGGCGCATTGCACATTTGTACGTAGAAGGTGAAATTTCTGATACTGGTAGCAGTTTGTTTGCAACAGAAGGATATAACCATCAAGTCTTTTTGGAACAGTTAAAACAAATTCAATATGATCCAACGATTGCCGGCGTGTTATTAGAAGTAAACTCACCAGGTGGAGGCGTTTATCAAAGTGCAGAAATTGCTAAAGAAATTCGCAAAATTCAAGAACTAGAGGTGCCGATTTATGTAACGATGACGCAAATGGCTGCAAGTGGCGGTTATTACATTTCTGCTTCAGCAGATAAAATCTTTGCTACCGATGAAACAGTGACAGGGTCGATTGGGGTCATTATGAGTGGAGTTAATTATGCGGGTTTGTTTGAAAAACTGGGAATTGAAGATGCCACATATAAAAGCGGTGCGTTAAAAGATGTCGGTTCTGGTGCACGAAAAGCAACAGCAGAAGATAAGGAAGTGTTACAAACGTTTGTAAATAACTCGTATAATCGTTTTGTAAAAGTTGTCTCAGAAGGTCGTCAAATGCCGGAAGATCAAGTGCGCAAAATTGCGGATGGTCGTATTTATGATGGGCAACAGGCATTGGATAATGGTTTAGTGGATGCGATAGGTTTTCCAGAAGAAGCACTTGAAGCATTACGAACAGAGCAACAACTAGAAAATGCTGCATTAATTGAATACGAACTTTCAGCAACCGGTTTTGCAAATACTTGGTTTGGTTCGAAATTAGCGGAAGTTCAAGGATTAAAACCATCCGAAAGTAGCCGAGTATTAACAATCCTTGAAAGTATCGGCACACCAGATGCGCCAAAACCTTTATATTACTATGGAGGTGAATAA
- a CDS encoding glycoside hydrolase family 1 protein, whose protein sequence is MVGKFPENFLWGGATAANQYEGAYDADGKGWSVQDVTPKGGFGIVTDEPTEDNLKLVGIDFYNRYKEDIKLFAEMGFKVYRTSIAWSRIFPKGDESEPNEAGLAFYDKVFDECLKYGIEPLVTISHYETPLHLAREYDGWTNRKLIDFYETYVRTIFARYKDKVNYWLTFNEINSVLHAPFMSGGIATPPEELSQQDLYQAIHHELVASALATKIGHEINPNFQIGCMVLAMPTYPMTPNPDDVVAKLEADRQNYLFSDIHVRGKYPNYIKKYFADNNIEIQFAEGDKELLAEHTVDFISFSYYMSITATATPEKYERGRGNILGGFPNPYLEASEWGWQIDPKGLYIILNEFYDRYQIPLFIVENGLGAVDELVEGPDGELTVIDDYRIDYMNDHLVQVGKAIEEGVEVMGYTSWGCIDLVSASTAQMSKRYGFIYVDRNDDGSGSLNRYKKKSFNWYKEVIETNGGSLKEK, encoded by the coding sequence ATGGTTGGAAAATTCCCAGAAAACTTCTTGTGGGGTGGCGCTACAGCTGCCAATCAGTATGAAGGTGCGTATGATGCAGATGGAAAAGGCTGGTCAGTTCAAGACGTAACGCCAAAGGGTGGGTTCGGAATAGTTACTGATGAACCGACAGAAGATAATTTAAAATTAGTTGGAATTGATTTTTATAATCGCTATAAAGAAGATATTAAACTATTTGCAGAAATGGGCTTTAAAGTATACCGTACGTCTATTGCATGGTCTCGCATTTTTCCGAAAGGTGACGAAAGTGAACCAAATGAAGCTGGTTTAGCATTTTATGATAAAGTGTTTGATGAGTGCTTAAAATATGGGATTGAACCATTAGTGACAATTTCACATTATGAAACACCCTTACACTTAGCTCGTGAATATGATGGGTGGACTAATCGTAAATTGATTGATTTTTATGAAACCTATGTGCGTACCATTTTTGCGCGTTATAAAGATAAAGTAAATTATTGGTTGACGTTTAACGAAATTAATTCTGTTTTGCATGCGCCTTTTATGAGTGGAGGGATTGCAACTCCGCCAGAGGAATTATCACAACAAGATTTATATCAAGCGATTCATCATGAATTAGTAGCTAGTGCGTTGGCAACGAAAATTGGTCATGAAATTAACCCTAATTTCCAAATTGGTTGTATGGTTTTAGCAATGCCTACGTATCCAATGACGCCTAATCCAGATGACGTTGTAGCAAAATTAGAAGCGGATCGTCAAAATTATTTATTCTCAGATATCCATGTACGTGGGAAATATCCGAACTATATTAAAAAATATTTTGCAGATAATAATATTGAAATTCAATTTGCTGAAGGTGATAAAGAACTATTAGCAGAACATACTGTTGATTTTATTTCATTTAGTTATTATATGAGTATTACAGCAACAGCAACTCCAGAAAAATACGAACGTGGACGTGGAAATATTTTAGGTGGTTTCCCAAATCCTTATTTAGAAGCTTCAGAGTGGGGGTGGCAAATTGATCCTAAAGGTTTATATATTATCTTAAATGAATTTTATGATCGCTATCAAATACCATTGTTTATTGTTGAAAATGGTTTAGGGGCTGTTGACGAATTAGTTGAAGGACCAGATGGTGAATTAACCGTGATTGATGATTATCGCATTGATTATATGAACGACCATTTAGTGCAAGTTGGTAAAGCAATTGAAGAGGGCGTAGAAGTAATGGGTTATACTTCATGGGGATGTATTGACTTAGTCAGCGCATCAACTGCACAAATGTCAAAACGTTATGGCTTTATTTATGTAGATCGTAACGATGATGGTTCAGGTTCGTTGAATCGTTATAAGAAGAAAAGTTTTAATTGGTACAAAGAAGTTATCGAAACAAATGGTGGAAGTTTGAAAGAAAAATAA
- a CDS encoding MetQ/NlpA family ABC transporter substrate-binding protein, with the protein MKKSVLSGIVGLVGTVLLLSGCGNTNKTENTNIRVGTSPGPYSELFLEGIKPILEKEGYQVTETAFDALLQADVALNEGEIDVNVDQHTAYLENFNENSEANLVGLVSIPTVPAGLFGGRKDSLKQVEEGDTIAIPEDASNTARALLLLEKAGWIKLDETIEPVAATTSNIKENPLDLDIVAMDSAQIPRSLQDIDFGVIPGSIVYSAEIPAENSLLSEDILKEYELVVTVDKKNANEQWAKDIVAAYKSDEFADFLKGKNQDNYWFIPADLQK; encoded by the coding sequence ATGAAAAAATCAGTATTAAGTGGGATTGTCGGGTTAGTTGGAACAGTGCTTTTATTATCGGGATGTGGCAATACAAATAAAACTGAAAACACCAATATTCGTGTTGGAACCTCTCCGGGACCTTACAGTGAGTTGTTTTTAGAAGGTATCAAACCAATCTTAGAAAAAGAAGGTTATCAAGTAACTGAAACAGCTTTTGATGCTCTTTTACAAGCAGATGTTGCACTAAATGAAGGTGAAATTGATGTCAATGTGGACCAGCACACAGCTTATCTAGAAAACTTTAATGAAAACAGTGAGGCGAATTTAGTCGGATTGGTCTCTATTCCAACAGTTCCTGCTGGGCTTTTTGGTGGACGCAAAGATAGCTTGAAGCAAGTTGAAGAAGGCGACACAATAGCTATTCCTGAAGATGCATCCAACACTGCTCGAGCATTACTACTATTAGAAAAAGCAGGGTGGATTAAATTGGATGAAACAATTGAACCAGTAGCGGCAACAACCAGCAATATTAAAGAAAACCCCTTAGATTTAGATATTGTTGCTATGGATTCTGCTCAAATTCCTCGAAGCCTGCAAGATATTGATTTTGGCGTAATTCCTGGAAGCATTGTGTATAGTGCTGAAATTCCTGCTGAAAATAGTTTATTAAGCGAAGATATTTTAAAAGAATATGAATTAGTGGTCACTGTGGATAAAAAGAATGCGAATGAACAATGGGCAAAAGATATTGTTGCTGCCTATAAATCTGATGAATTTGCAGATTTTTTAAAAGGAAAAAATCAAGATAATTATTGGTTCATTCCAGCTGATTTACAAAAGTAA